The Acinetobacter shaoyimingii DNA segment ATAAAATGATAAAGTTTTAGTAATTACACATTGAACTATAACGTGAATGATCGGGTCCCCACGTACGATAACCTTGAGTATCAATATGAATCTGACCAGATGAATATAAACCAAGACCCATATCTAGGCTTTGACCATGTGTTTTCCAGAATTCACACAGTTTAAATTTGGTATTTTCAATAAAAGCATAATCACTTGGTTTTGGATATTGAGGACCGATTCTAAAATCAACTGCAGAATTAAATAGATGGCGAGATGAGTTTGCACCGCCAGCACATTGATTTAGGGAAAGATCACGATAGACCGAAGTAACTTCAAAATCAGTCAATACTTTTGCAGCTACGAGATATTTAAACACACGTAAAGTTGGAACTTGATTTGCCCAAACTTCACGATTTGGCACCATATATTCTTCGCGGCCACATTTCTGCCAGTCACGAGCTGTTTTCATGAGCTCAAAACTTGGAATGATATTGCCAACACCTTTGGATTCTAAATATTCTTCATATTCACGTACAAGAGATTGATTATTCGACTGCATGATCCAATAACGATATGAATTCGGAACAACTTTTGGCGTAATTGGACGTTCTATAATAATTCTTTCTTGTGGAATATAAATGCGTTGCCCAGTTGGTGTTTGAATGGTTCTGGTTTTTTGAGGGCTTGAGGTACATGCAACCATAAGAAATGAAATTGCGCTGATCGAAAATATGCCCTTCAAAAGTGCTTTCATTATTAAGTAAGTACTGAATTTAAATAAATAACTATTTTAGTCCAATTTTGGTGCTGAAATGAGGATATTTTGAAAAAATATGTACTTTTTAAGTATAAAAAAAGACCAGACAAAGCTGGTCTTTTTTGATTGTATTATTTTTCTAAATACTGAAGTTTGTCTGGTTTACCATTCCATTCTTCACGGTCAGCAGGTTGATCACCAATTTGAGTGATGTTCGGCCATTTTTCTGCAAGTTCAGCATTTAATTCAATAAATACTTCCTGACCTTCTGGTAATTCATCTTCAGAAAAAATTGCATTTGCAGGACACTCAGGTTCACACAATGCGCAATCGATACATTCATCAGGATTGATGACGAGAAAGTTTGGACCTTCGTAGAAACAGTCAACTGGGCAAACTTCTACGCAGTCTTGATATTTACATTTAATACAATTTTCAGTGACAACAAAGGTCATGGCGACAGCTACCTAAAAAATATGGTTCTAATGACGAATGGTGTATTTTAGGCAAAAAAGGGTTGAACAAACAATTCCTTTTATTGATATTTGTTATTTATATGTGTGAAATACGAATAATAAATTGATATATAGCAATTTCGAACATGCTAGCTAACCATAAAAAAACATTTTTTATCAAGTACTCATGATTAAATCTAATTTTAACTCAAATTTAAAGTCTATTCTGATGATTCTTTCTTATGTTAGGTGATGGATATTATTTATTTTGAATCGTGATGATGTCGGCATATTTTGCTAAAATACGCTCATGCGAAAACGTCCTTATCGAAAGCCTGTTATTCCAGCATCAAGTTGGTCTACAGAGCAAGATTGCTATTTGATTGAACATAGCTTAATGAGCTATGAAGAGCTTAAGCAGGTGCTACCGTATAGCAACGAAGAGATCCAAGAACGTAAAGAGATTTTGGGTCTCATTCGTCGTAGCAAGCAATTGAAAAAGTGGATTTAAAAAAACCTCGTTCTAGAACGAGGTTTTTGCTTTTTTAAGATTTAAGTTGGTCTTTTAAAGCATACAACTGTTGCAAAGCTTCACGTGGCGTTAAATTGTCAATATCCAGTTGCATCAAGGCTTCAAGAGCTGGTGAGGTTTTCTCAATTTCAACAACTTTCTCTATGACCTTTTCCACCACCTGTATTGAACTTTCACTGCTTTCAGCAAACAAATCTGTTTGAATGGTCGGTTGTAACGGTTGGTGGTGTTGTTTTTCCAAAATTTTTAAACGATGTTGTGCTTCTTTGATGACGCTCGCAGGAATACCAGCAAGCTTAGCCACTTGTAAACCATGACTTTGACTGGCTGGGCCTTGTTGAACTTTGTGTAATAAGATCAAATTGCCATTCATTTCTTTGGCTGTCACATGATAATTTTCAATGGCTGCATCATGCCCTAATTCGGTCAGTTCAAAATAATGCGTCGCAAATAAACACAAGCATTTAATACGATGTGTTAAATCGAGCACGCAGGCCCAAGCCAGTGATAGACCATCATAAGTACTGGTTCCACGTCCTACTTCGTCCATCAGCACCAATGATTGATTGGTCGCATGATGTAGAATTTGCGAGGTTTCAGTCATTTCCACCATGAAAGTTGATTTACCTGAAGATAAATCATCGGCTGAACCAATACGGGTAAAGATGCGATCGATTGGGCCGAGTTTCGCAAATTTGGCAGGTACAAAACTTCCACAATAGGCGAGTAGGCTGATGAGGGCAGTTTGACGCATAAAGGTCGATTTACCGCCCATATTTGGACCTGTGATAATCGCCATACGGTGATTAAAATCAAGCTTTGTATCATTGGGTGTATAGGGAACTTTAATCAGTGATTCGACTACAGGGTGTCGACCTGCAACAATATGAATACCAATTTCAGGACTATATTCAGGACGTGCCCAGTTTTTTAATCGTGCTTGATGGGCGAAATTACTGATCAGATCAATCTGTGCAATGGCGCTACTCATCATTTGCAAATTGGCAATGTCTTGACGTAATTCATCCAGTAACATTTCAAATAACAGTTTTTCACGTGCCAATGCACGTGATTCACTAGACAAGACTTTATCTTCAAAAGACTTCAGTTCAGGCGTGATATAACGCTCTGCATTTTTAAGGGTTTGACGTCGAATGTAATGATCAGGCGCTTGCTCTGCTTGAGCGCGTGTCAATTCAATATAATAGCCACTGACACGGTTATAACCAATTTTTAAAGTATTGATCCCTGTGGCTTCACGTTCTTGAATTTCTAAATCAATCAGGAATTGCCCAGCATGATCACGAATTTGACGGAGTTCGTCGAGTTCTGTGTCGAAACCTTCTGCGATGACATTACCGTCACGTAACAGTACAGGTGGATTTTCAACGATTGCGGATATCAACCGTTGATGAAGTCCATGAAAATCTCCAAGTTCATCATTTAAATGTGCCAATAATATTGATTGATTTTGGCTGATAATTGGGTTTAAGGCATGGCGTAAATAGGGGATTTGCGCGCAAGCTTGGCGTAATTGAACCAAATCACGGGGTCTGGCACTGCCTAAAGCCACACGACTTAGCACGCGTTCGATATCGCTAATTTCTTTAAGTACTAAACGAATAGGGGCTTCATGATAACCCTTCAGCATGACCTCTATGGCATCTAAGCGTTGATCTAAAATGGCTGTATCACGCATGGGTTGCATCAGTGTTCGACTGAGTAATCGACCACCCATGGCTGTTTGGCAATCATTAATGAGAGAAAATAAAGAAGTACCATGTTCAAATAGTGGATCAATAATTTCCAAATTGCGACGTGTCACAGGATCGAGCGCAATAAAGTCACTGCTTTGTTCAAGTTGAATAGAGCGAATATGCGGTAATGCTGTTTTTTGAGTTTCTTTAGCATAGTGAATCAAGGCTGCTGCACAAGCTTTTGCAAGTGGCAAATGATCAATGCCAAAGCCTGAAAGTGTCGAAACGGCAAATTGATCGCACAATGTTTTTTGCGCATTATTTAAATTAAAGTCAACATTGGGGCGTTTAGTGATAGGGCATTCAATGTGTTTTTTTAAGTTCTCAACAATTTGCTGATCGACAAGATTTTCATCAATTAAGATTTCGCTTGGCATAAGACGTGCCAGTTCAAGCGGTAATTGTTCAAGTTGAAATTCTTGTTGTTGAACTTTAAAAATACCTGCACTTAAATCAAGTAGCGCAATACCAATCTGATTTTGCTGGATACACAATGCGACCAGATTTGAACTTTGATGTGCATTGAGTAAAGCGTCATCCGTTAAAGTTCCAGGAGTAATAATACGTACTACACCTCGTTCAACGGGTCCTTTACCTGTAACTTCACCAATTTGCTCACAGATGACAACGGTCTCGCCTTTTTTGATCAGTCGAGCCAGATAACCTTCAGCAGCATGGTAGGGAACACCCGCCATTGGAATAGGTTCACCATTGGCTTTACCACGATGCGTCAATGTGATGCCTAAAATTTTGGCTGCTTTATGTGCATCATCAAAAAATAATTCGTAGAAATCACCCATTCGATAAAACATCAATGAATGAGGATGCTGCATTTTTACGGACATGTACTGTTGCATCATAGGTGTGAGAGTTGAAAAATCAGTCATGTTTTCCGCAAAGTTCATGTATTCGAAATCCTAAAGTCAAAGCCGTAACTTTTAAAATTAAATAGCCTAAGTAATTATGAATAGATTAAGCCTTCAAGCCTTTAGATTCTAGCAAAAAGCATAGGTCAAAGGTAATTGTAAAAATTCAGTTCAATCTATTCATTTCCATGGATTCTTGAAAGTTACACTATAATGAACTGAGATGTCTTAAAGCCAGTCAGTATAAGTCAATCAGGGTTTCACTTATGTTCATTAAATCCAAAACTTAAAGCAATTCTTTCGGCAATTTCTAATGCACCAATGTACCAAATGATAATAAAAGAAAATCCAATTAGACAAATAAAAATATACCGAAACGAAAATGTTAGAAGATTTACTTTTGATGTTTTTATTAAGTAATAAGTCATTTGAGAAGTTGAATTTTTATGTTGTATTTTTATGGGTTGAATTTTTAAAGATTGCTCGTTCGATACAGCATCGACACAACTTTCTAAATAGATTTTAAAGTCGTGACGTAAGACATGGATATTCGCAATTACTAGATAAAGTGACCACAGTAAAACAATCAATCCTACTGAATTCAATAATAGATGATCCCATACTTCGATATCCTTTTTAGTGTTTGCGCGAACTATAATTACAATAGACAAACCTGTGATGAACGTGATTGCGGCAATATTGCGAGCAAAGGAAAGTAATCTTTCATTAAATTTATGATCGAATAGCATGTTTTAATTCCATATTTTTATAAAAATGTGTTGAATAAATGATCATAAATAAAATATGTAACTTCACAATATACATTGTACATCATGACGTCATTTTGTGACGCTGTAGATCGGCTTGAGTAAAAATAAGGAATGGTTATCGGAATGTTGAATTTGAAATATATGTTGAATAAATGTAGCTAACTAAAGCTTAGCGACTTAGCAGGAGTATTTAAGATAAGTGTTAGGTTGTGATGCTTGTTTGAATTTTTCATCAAAACAAATTTACTCAAAATAAAAAACCGATCCTAAGATCGGTTTTAAAAAAGTGGCTAATTTATTTTTATGCCAAGCTCTTTTAAATGTAAGCGTAAAATACGACGTAACTCTAGGACAGCTTCAGGTGTTTCTTGAATAGAATGGCCACCTTTAATAATGATTTCAGAGGCTGCACCATCTAAATGAGCGCTCTTATAAGGAACGACACCATCATTGATCTGACTTGGATCATTGTTCTTACTCAAATTGCCCAAAATAGAATGATAAACTATACCTTTTGCGGGCATAACATTTTCAGTAAGTTCAGTAAATTTAGAGTTATGGCTTAAGTCACTTGGACCATTTTGAATAAGACCGTGACCTAAATCTTTCATGAAACTTTTGATATTTACATCATTGTCTGTAATTGAGTCAGCCAGAGCGCCTAAGAAAGCACCTGGTACTTTAATAATTTTACGCGCAGCTAAGGTAAACCAACGATCGGCATAATCGGTCCCACGGTGAGGACTTGATAGGAAAATGGCACGATCAAAATTGGAAATCGGTTTGATCATCAAGCGTGCTTTAAACAATGGCTCATTTTTAAAACGGTAAAGCTGTTGTGGTTTCATGAGTTTTAATGCTGGTTGCGTCAAGTCCGCATCACTGACCATAAGACGCGCAATGATTCCACCCATACTATGTCCAATGAGCACCGCATCCTTAGCTGAAGGTGAATTTTGATCTAAGGTGGCAAAAGCTTGTTGCACAATGGCATCAATTTGAAAACGACTTTCCAAAATTGGCATATTCGTCGAGTAAAAAACTTGCCAAACTTGGTAATTTTCACGAAGTGCAGTGTCGCCCATGATGTCATTGGTTAAACGAATCCATGCTTCAGGACTACTTGCTAAACCATGAACCAAAACAATAATTTTTTTGTTTGGGTTATAAGGTTCTAGCATATATAAGTGTGGCATCGTAATGCTTTTATCACGATCAATCAGACTTAAATAAGCTGCAGCACCTAAGTTATTTTCAGCCAGCCATAAACCGTAGGGTGCTGAAAAATTGGCTGCAAGCGGATATTGATTACCACCAATATTTAATTTCTCAATACTATAAGGGTCATAGATATTGAGCTGAAAATTTGGACTGTTCAAAATGTCATCAACAGATGATGCATTTTGAGGCTGAGCTGTCATGGTGACAGACAAATAGCGAGGCTGATGAATATTGGGGTTGATGCCATTTTCATATTTATAATTCAATGGATCAACGATATATTTTGAGTCTTTGGTGGTTTTATCTGCAGGTAGAGTTGCAACAAATTCTGAACCGAAACCATCTCGACGGTTAATAGATCGTAAACCAGAAAAATTCAAATTATAGCTGGATTCAAGACGGTCTAATTTTTTATCGGCAAGTTGTGGGTAGTTGTTGTAATTAATGGCATATATACTTTTACCGATTTTAATTTGTTTGGGTACTTGTTCACCTTTATAACGTGCAGTGTAAATGGTGATCATCTTTGCCAAAGCTTGGTTATAGAAGTCACGGATCTGAACTTGTCTGTTGTCGAAAAGTCGTTCGGTAGGATGTCTTTTGGTTTTGAATAAATAAGCATAGCTATAGCGAATACTTTTATCGAGCATTGCCAATTCTTGATCTAGGCATTGTTCATATGCTTTTTGATGACTATCTTGTTTTTCTTTGGATTGATATTTATTGACAACGCTGATATTGCATGAAGAGCTTGAATCTAAAGATAAGGCATTGGTCAAGTAAATTTCGCTGGCAGTCGCTAATAATTGCTCGTCTTGAATTTGAGGAATAATTTTTAAATCATGAACACATTCGTCTGGCGTTTCAGTACATTTTTCAGCTTGGCGTCCAGTCATGGAAAGTACATTGAGGCTGGCTTCGCTCATTTTCTTTCGTGTCAGAATACTGTCACGCTCATTGGCGATTGTTACATTTAGGGATTGATTTTTTACACTAACAACTTGGCACCCACTAAAAAGCAAAGGAGTGAGGGTAAATAAAGCGATTAATGTGTGTTTTTGTATAGGCGACATCATGACGGATAAATACAATTAAGTTTCCGAAAATAATACGTTATTTTTTTTTAATTAAATATAACTTTAAAAAAAATAGACCGATAAATCGGTCTATTTTTTTAGGTAAATTGTAAACGACATAGAATTTTTATTTTTTCGTAGTCGTTAGAATTTGCCAAACGTTATAACGATTACTTTTTTCAATTTCAGCAATTAAACGATCTGCAACTTCAGCTTCGTCAGGGTATTTCACCTTATAGTTCTTTAAAGTTTGAATCGCATTTTTGTTTTGCTCAAGACTTAAAAAGTTATTTGCTGAAACCAAATACGCTTCTTGTACACCAGCTTTCATTGCTTTATCGATATAAGGAATTGCTTCTTTTTGAGCACCACCTTCAGATAAAGAGAAACCGAACCAGAAATTCGCTTCTGCATCATCTTGGTTAATCTTGATAATACGTTGTGCATATTTCAAAGATTTTGCTGAATAAGCAGAACCTAAATCTAAATTACGACCCAATACACTTGCTTTAAATGCACGGACTAAAATATCGAACGATGCATTATTATTCGCTGCTAAAGTGTCGAGTTTGGCAGATACTTCTTTAAGTTTTGATTCAAAACCTTGACGTTCTAAACGATTGGTAAACTTAGGTGGATAATGTCGTGCTTTGCCTTCAATGTTTTGTAAAACATCATCAATTTCTGTGATGTCAATTTCATTCTGACCTGCTAGAGGTGCATATTTCATTGCGCGACCGTTGTTGTTCACCGTCGGAACAATCAACTTATTGGTGTCTAAAACAAGTTTTTTATTCGGATTTGATGGATCGGTCACTTCAAGTTTAGTCACAGGTTGAAGTGCAGCTTTTCTCAAATGAAGTTCAAATACAGGCGGTTGATCATAATTAAATGGATTTAACGCATAAAATGGAGCACTAAGATCAGGTTCTGTGTAGACGATTGGGTCAGTTGCTTTAGTGCTTTGTTTCTTGACAGGAGCACTACCACAGCCTGCAAGTAATGAACCGGTAATGATTGCGCACACCAATGGTTTAATCGTCATAATTATTTCCAATAAATGAATGAGTTGTGTTAAAGACTTAAGTGCGTGTTGTTTAGTCTAAAAAAAGAATTCTAAACATGCAACTTGAATTCTGAACAGTTATTAAAAACTATACAGACAAGTTTTCTTATATTGCAAACTTGTATCCATTTCGCACTTGAAGTTTGATGAGTTACGCGGAATTTCACTCAAATTTAAGGTGTTTGAGTGGAACTATCCCGACGAACTGCATCGATAATTTTTAACTCATCAGAGCTGAAAGGTTCAGACTCAGGTTGAGATTTGAATGATGGATCCAATTCAGATAAACGTTTCGATAACTTATTCAAACGCTTTTCATTTTGTTGAATACGATCAAGCAAGACACGCATGGTTTCAAGCATCGGATCGGATTGATCTGGTGTTGTTGCGTAGGGTTGGAAACTGTCAGGCGCAGTTTCTTGAACCGGCGTAGGTTGTTTGCTGTTTAGCTTTTCTTTTTGCTCTACAGATTCTTTTAAAATAAAACGTGCAGGATTGCCTACAGCAGTTGCACCTTCAGGTACTTCTTTGGTGACCACCGCATTTGAACCCACTTTGGCATTTTTGCGTACTGTAAATGGACCTAAAATCTTCGCGCCAGCACCAATCACTACACCATCTTCTAATGTTGGATGACGTTTGCCTTTATTCCAGGTTGTGCCACCTAAAGTAACACCATGATAAAGCGTAACATCATCACCAATTTGAGCAGTTTCACCAATCACTACGCCCATACCGTGATCAATAAAAAAACGCTTACCAATTTTAGCGCCTGGATGTATTTCAATACCTGTTGCAAAACGACTAAAAGAAGACAGCATACGTGCAGAAGTTTTATGTTCTTTTAACCAAAGTTCATGCGCAACACGGTGCATAATAAGCGCATGAATGCCTGGGTAAGTGGTAAGCACTTCAAATGTATTTCGTGCAGCAGGATCTCTGGCGAACACAGCTTGAATATCTTCTTTGAGCTGTTTAAGCATTAGGCTGATCCTCTTTTTCGGCAGATTTTTTCCATGTTCCATTGTTCAAGGCTTGTACTCGAGAGAAAATACCTCTAAGTAGATGGTATTCCATACGATCTAATTGTATACGTCCAAACAAACGGCGCAAGCGTAATGGCAGTAGTCTTGGGTTTTTTGGATCCAAAAATTCAATTTCTGCCAACATTTTTTCAATGTGTGGATAAAATTGTTCCATTTGCTCATGGGTCACTAGTGGTTCGTCCCAATGCATTGATTCCTCATCAGTGACTTGCATGGTCGCATCTGTATCCACAGGTGTATCCATGTGTTCTACAGCGGCCATACGCATTTCATAGCAAATAATTTGAATGGCTTGAGCAACATTGAGTACGCCATATTCTGTGTTTACAGGAATGGTGACGTGATAGTTGGCCAATGCTAATTCTTCATTGGTCAAGCCACGGTCTTCACGTCCAAACACAACGGCAATTTCTTGTCGATCTTCGATCACGGCTTGCATGGATTTTTGTGCGGCAGGACGAGCATCGAGCAACGGCCATGGAATAGTACGTGTACGCGCACTGGTTCCAAAGACCAAATGACAATCTTTAATGGCATCTTCGAGCGTTTCAACAATCTGAATTTGATCAATCAGATCGCTTGCGCCAGCAGCAAGTGCATCGATATCTGGATGAGGATAGGTTTTCGGTGCAACCAATACTAACTTACATAAGCCCATTGTTTTCATTGCACGTAAAGCACTACCAATATTTGCAGGTAAGGTGGTATTCACCATGACAATACGCACATGTGCTAAATGCTGCTGGACTGCAGCATTGTCAATAATATTCATAACAGATCCGATAAATTAAGAGTATTGACTGATTTCAGATTGGTACAGATCCATGGCTTCATCCATGTCGATATTATTCGGCAATGGTGCGCGCGGGGGAGATTGAACTGGATCTGCTGCCTTACTCTTTGCAGCTTTGGATTTAACTTGATACTCAATGTGAAGCTTATCCTTTCCAAAATAATCTCGTAATTTGGCAAGGAGTTCATCGAGTGGAGCCACATTCCAATGTGCACCTAAATGCAACTCGGCTGTAGCATAAGGATAGTCCAGTAATACATGAACAGGAATATGATTACACATATCTATGTTGGTAAATGGACGTAAAATGTTCTGTAAGTCTTGGCTTAAACTTGGGATATTGGTCTCTTCGTTTAAGCTAATCTGAATCGAATTGGCACGCTTTTGGCGAATTTCATTTAAGGTAAAGGCTTTGGTTAAACGACCCATTGGGCGGTCAAAACCTTCACGTTCATAAATTTCACCTTCAATCACTACGACTTTTTCATTCACGATCACATCTTTAAAACGTTGAAAACGTTCGTGATTGGCAGAGATCTCAATGCGCGCTGTACCATCATCTAGCGTCACCATCATGCGGTTAGGGAAGTTGGCTATATCCACCACCAAACCTGCAAATACTGTGGTAACCCCACGACGTGTCGGTGTCAGCTCATTAATTTTATGCGGAATAAAGGCTTTAAGTTCAGGCTTATAAACATCAATAGGATGACCAGTCAGGTATAAACCTAATGTATCCTTTTCACCTTTTAAACGAACTTCATCTGACCACGGTTTGACAGGTTTTGCAGGTTTACGCTGAACTTCTTCAACTTCACCAAACAAATCCATAATACCTGTTTCACGGTTACTACGTGCTTGTTCAGCGGCTTGGACAGCTTCAGGAAGTTGTGCCATTAATGTCGAGCGTTCTTGACCTAGGCAGTCTAAAGCCCCAGAACGAATTAAAGCTTCAAGGGTGCGTTTATTGATTTTTTTGAGGTCAATACGATGGCAGAAATCAAATAAATCTTTATATGGCCCAAGTTGCAGACGTGAATCGATCACAGACTGCATCGCTTGTTCACCCACACCTTTAATAGCACCTAAGCCATACACAATGGTCGATTCGCTACTGGCGTGGAACTGATACAACGACATATTTACAGAAGGTGGGAGTACTTCTAATTTGTTATTACGACAGTCATCGATTAAGAATACAATGCTGTCCGTATTCTGCATTTCCGATGTTAGTACCGCAGACATGAATTCAGCAGGGTGGTAAGCTTTAAGCCATGCCGTTTGATAAGCAACTAAAGCATAGGCTGCCGCATGTGATTTGTTAAAACCATAGCCAGCGAATTTTTCCATATAATCGAAAATATGATTGGCTGTGGCTTCATCGATGTCTTTTTCAGCTGCACCCGTAATAAAGATTTGGCGTTGTTTCACCATTTCTTCAGGTTTCTTTTTACCCATAGCACGACGCAGCATATCTGCGCCACCGAGGGTATAACCTGCACAGTACTGCGCAGCTTGCATTACCTGTTCTTGGTACACCATAATCCCGTATGTCGGTTCAAGTACACCTTCAAGAAGCGGGTGTAAATACTCAAACTCACCACCATGCATACGATGAATAAAGTCAGGAATTAGATCCATTGGACCTGGACGGTACAAGGATACAAAGGCAATAATTTCTTCAAATTTACTTGGTTTTGCCTCTTTCAGCATTTTTTTCATGCCGACGGATTCAAACTGGAACACCGCAGTTGTATTGGCATCAGCAAAGACTGAATAGGCTTTTTTATCGTCTAATGGAATACGTGAAATATCGAGTGGTACTTCAGATTGAATACGTGAGTTGATGTGTTTAACAGCATCTTCAATGACTGTTAAGTTACGCAGGCCCAAGAAGTCGAATTTGACAAGACCTGCTGCTTCGACGTCATCTTTATCGAATTGTGCTACACGTGCGGTACCATCAGCTTCACACATGACCGCTGAATAATCAGTAATTTTGGTCGGTGCAATCACTACACCACCGGCATGTTTACCTGTATTTCGGGTAATGCCTTCCAATTTCAAAGCCATTTCCCAAATTTCAGCGGCATCTTCATGGTCTGGGTTAGATGGATTGGTAACAATGTCTTTGAGTTGTGGTTCAGCTTCAATCGACTCTTCCAAACTTAAACCTAAAGGTTTGGTCGGAATCATCTTCGAGATACGATCGGCTAAACCATAAGATTTACCCAATACACGTGCCACGTCACGAATCGCACCTTTGGCTGCCATAGTACCGAATGTTGCAATCTGAGATACAGCATCACGACCATAGTTACGTGCAACATAATCAATCACTTTGTCTCGACCTGCGATACAGAAGTCGACGTCAAAGTCGGGCATGGATACACGTTCTGGGTTTAAGAAACGTTCGAAAAGTAAGTCATAACGCAGGGGATCCAGATCTGTAATCTTTAAACTATACGCCACCAATGAACCTGCACCAGAACCACGGCCAGGACCCACAGGTACACCGTTATTTTTAGACCAACCAATGAAGTCCATGACAATCAGGAAGTAACCTGGGAAACCCATTTTATTGATGATGCCAATTTCATAAGCAAGGCGTTCATCATAGGGTTTACGAATTTCTGGCCAGTCTTCACCACGTTCTTCAACTGGATAAAGGAAATTTAATCGCTCTTCTAAACCTTCTTGAGAAATATGCTCAAAGAAGGTGTCAATGGTATGACCTTCAGGAATTGGATAATCGGGTAGATCATTGAAACCTAAACGTAAAGTAACATTGCAACGTTTGGCAATTTCCACAGTATTTTGAATTGCACTAGGAATATCTGAAAACAGTGCTGTCATTTCTTCAGCGGTTTTAAAATATTGATCTGGGCTGTAATTT contains these protein-coding regions:
- the dnaE gene encoding DNA polymerase III subunit alpha, whose amino-acid sequence is MQFVHLGIHTEFSITESIVRIPDLIKAAVTDQMPALAITDLSNLHAAVKFYKKSLDKGIKPILGSTIRLNDESHRVILLAMTNKGWRSLTEIVSRGFIEGQQLSIPCVKKEWVLEQSEDIIVLLGKNSDVGEMLCSGHPQKAEPLLEEWIEKFGNRVYLSLSRTNRPLDEEFIQEAVKLAAKYQIGVVANNDVHFIHAEDFEAHEARVCIADGYVLGDNRRPRNYSPDQYFKTAEEMTALFSDIPSAIQNTVEIAKRCNVTLRLGFNDLPDYPIPEGHTIDTFFEHISQEGLEERLNFLYPVEERGEDWPEIRKPYDERLAYEIGIINKMGFPGYFLIVMDFIGWSKNNGVPVGPGRGSGAGSLVAYSLKITDLDPLRYDLLFERFLNPERVSMPDFDVDFCIAGRDKVIDYVARNYGRDAVSQIATFGTMAAKGAIRDVARVLGKSYGLADRISKMIPTKPLGLSLEESIEAEPQLKDIVTNPSNPDHEDAAEIWEMALKLEGITRNTGKHAGGVVIAPTKITDYSAVMCEADGTARVAQFDKDDVEAAGLVKFDFLGLRNLTVIEDAVKHINSRIQSEVPLDISRIPLDDKKAYSVFADANTTAVFQFESVGMKKMLKEAKPSKFEEIIAFVSLYRPGPMDLIPDFIHRMHGGEFEYLHPLLEGVLEPTYGIMVYQEQVMQAAQYCAGYTLGGADMLRRAMGKKKPEEMVKQRQIFITGAAEKDIDEATANHIFDYMEKFAGYGFNKSHAAAYALVAYQTAWLKAYHPAEFMSAVLTSEMQNTDSIVFLIDDCRNNKLEVLPPSVNMSLYQFHASSESTIVYGLGAIKGVGEQAMQSVIDSRLQLGPYKDLFDFCHRIDLKKINKRTLEALIRSGALDCLGQERSTLMAQLPEAVQAAEQARSNRETGIMDLFGEVEEVQRKPAKPVKPWSDEVRLKGEKDTLGLYLTGHPIDVYKPELKAFIPHKINELTPTRRGVTTVFAGLVVDIANFPNRMMVTLDDGTARIEISANHERFQRFKDVIVNEKVVVIEGEIYEREGFDRPMGRLTKAFTLNEIRQKRANSIQISLNEETNIPSLSQDLQNILRPFTNIDMCNHIPVHVLLDYPYATAELHLGAHWNVAPLDELLAKLRDYFGKDKLHIEYQVKSKAAKSKAADPVQSPPRAPLPNNIDMDEAMDLYQSEISQYS
- a CDS encoding RNA methyltransferase, with amino-acid sequence MNIIDNAAVQQHLAHVRIVMVNTTLPANIGSALRAMKTMGLCKLVLVAPKTYPHPDIDALAAGASDLIDQIQIVETLEDAIKDCHLVFGTSARTRTIPWPLLDARPAAQKSMQAVIEDRQEIAVVFGREDRGLTNEELALANYHVTIPVNTEYGVLNVAQAIQIICYEMRMAAVEHMDTPVDTDATMQVTDEESMHWDEPLVTHEQMEQFYPHIEKMLAEIEFLDPKNPRLLPLRLRRLFGRIQLDRMEYHLLRGIFSRVQALNNGTWKKSAEKEDQPNA